The Peribacillus sp. FSL P2-0133 genome has a segment encoding these proteins:
- a CDS encoding DUF6241 domain-containing protein, whose product MNKFRWSMVGLIVAAAAISVIITINQNAKNFEAKQEDTTPVLETTEVEYETTEEEDTEVETIKNEKILYELGLGPSSKREDVMKTMHSMTHQKVVSEEKWYNLEMNSENINAVYEFINDSEVIDYKSELLRIVGNWKEGNFDNIVEDHNYLWGEQNGNVGKATGTLTPEEEAQFVKANFE is encoded by the coding sequence ATGAATAAATTTAGATGGTCAATGGTTGGACTTATAGTAGCTGCAGCAGCTATTTCAGTAATAATAACAATCAATCAGAACGCTAAAAATTTTGAAGCAAAGCAAGAAGATACGACTCCTGTTTTGGAGACAACGGAAGTGGAATACGAGACAACTGAAGAAGAAGATACGGAAGTAGAAACTATAAAAAATGAAAAAATTCTATATGAACTAGGTCTTGGCCCATCTTCAAAAAGAGAAGACGTTATGAAAACAATGCACAGTATGACTCATCAAAAAGTAGTTTCTGAAGAAAAATGGTACAACCTTGAAATGAATTCTGAAAACATCAATGCAGTCTATGAATTCATTAATGATAGCGAAGTTATCGACTATAAAAGTGAATTGCTAAGAATCGTAGGAAACTGGAAAGAAGGAAACTTCGACAATATAGTGGAAGATCACAATTACCTTTGGGGAGAACAAAATGGAAATGTCGGTAAAGCTACTGGAACTCTTACTCCTGAAGAAGAAGCTCAATTTGTTAAAGCAAACTTTGAATAG